From one Triticum urartu cultivar G1812 chromosome 3, Tu2.1, whole genome shotgun sequence genomic stretch:
- the LOC125542447 gene encoding endonuclease 2-like produces the protein MAAPRPQPLLLLLVSLLAASAPRRADAWGKEGHIMVCKIAEKYLSEEAAAAVQDLLPELAGGELSTMCPWADTMRFRYHWASPLHYANTPNVCNFNFSRDCHNSRGEQGMCVVGAINNYTDQLYTYGDSPKSSYNLTESLMFLAHFVGDVHQPLHVGYEEDEGGNTIMVHWYRRKANLHHVWDVSIIDTVMKDFYNKSMDTMVDALQTNLTEGWSDDVGHWENCANKKATCANDYAIESINLSCNYAYKDVVQNITLGDDYYFTRYPVVEKRLAQAGVRLALILNRIFDKKKADTMPLYIQ, from the exons ATGGCGGCACCGCGCCCgcagccgctgctgctgctcctcgTCTCGCTGCTCGCCGCCTCCGCGCCCCGCCGCGCTGACGCGTGGGGCAAGGAGGGGCACATCATGGTCTGCAAGATCGCCGAGAAGTACCTgtcggaggaggcggcggcggcggtgcaggACCTGCTGCCGGAGTTGGCGGGCGGGGAGCTGTCGACGATGTGCCCGTGGGCGGACACCATGCGCTTCCGCTACCACTGGGCCAGCCCGCTCCACTACGCCAACACCCCCAACGTCTGCAACTTCAACTTCTCCC GGGATTGCCACAACTCACGCGGGGAGCAGGGGATGTGCGTCGTCGGGGCCATCAACAACTACACGGACCAGCTCTACACCTACGGGGATTCTCCCAAGAGTTCAT ACAACCTGACGGAGAGCCTGATGTTCCTGGCGCACTTCGTGGGCGACGTGCACCAGCCGCTGCACGTCGGCTACGAGGAGGACGAGGGCGGGAACACCATCATGGTGCACTGGTACCGCAGGAAGGCCAACCTCCACCAC GTGTGGGATGTCAGCATCATCGACACGGTGATGAAAGACTTCTACAACAAGAGCATGGACACCATGGTGGATGCACTCCAGACGAACCTCACT GAGGGATGGTCCGACGATGTCGGTCACTGGGAAAACTGCGCCAACAAGAAGGCGACCTGCGCAAACGA CTACGCGATCGAGAGCATAAATCTGTCGTGCAACTACGCCTACAAAGATGTGGTGCAGAACATCACCCTAGGAG ATGATTATTACTTCACCCGGTACCCGGTTGTGGAGAAGAGACTAGCACAGGCCGGCGTAAGGCTGGCCTTGATACTCAACCGGATATTCGACAAGAAGAAAGCAGATACCATGCCGTTATACATACAGTAA
- the LOC125542449 gene encoding protein MAO HUZI 4, chloroplastic-like, with protein sequence MAASSPSALALSPTTRVAGSSVLLALRRTPATRLAAVSSGQLRACSWGALRHLRPEPPRSRAPLLRPRAWLSTSQIASSAFTLGTVAVLPFYTLMIAAPNANITKRAVESTAPYVALGLLYAYLLYLSWTPDTIRAMFASKYWLPELPGIVRMFASEMTVASAWIHLLAVDLFAARQVYQDGIKNNIETRHSVSLCLLFCPIGIAAHALTKVLAGSTGRPH encoded by the exons ATGGCGGCCTCCTCTCCCTCCGCCCTCGCGCTCTCCCCCACCACGCGG GTAGCTGGCTCGTCCGTGCTGCTGGCGCTGAGGCGGACGCCGGCGACGCGCCTGGCCGCGGTTTCCTCCGGCCAGCTCCGCGCCTGCTCTTGGGGCGCGCTGCGCCATCTCCGGCCGGAACCCCCCCGCTCCAGGGCGCCTCTGCTCCGGCCTCGCGCAT GGCTGTCGACGTCCCAGATTGCCAGCTCCGCCTTCACCCTGGGCACCGTCGCCGTCCTCCCCTTCTACACGCTCATGATCGCCGCCCCCAACGCCAACATC ACTAAGCGCGCCGTGGAGAGCACCGCCCCCTACGTGGCGCTCGGCCTCCTCTACGCCTACCTGCTCTACCTCTCCTGGACCCCCGACACCATCCGCGCCATGTTCGCCAGCAAATACTGGCTCCCGGAG TTGCCTGGCATTGTGAGGATGTTCGCGAGCGAGATGACCGTTGCCTCCGCCTGGATCCACCTCCTTGCCGTCGACCTCTTCGCCGCAAG ACAAGTGTACCAGGATGGCATCAAGAACAACATCGAGACCAGGCATTCGGTTTCGCTGTGCCTGCTCTTCTGCCCCATTGGGATTGCCGCTCATGCGCTCACTAAGGTACTGGCGGGTTCCACAGGTCGACCGCACTGA
- the LOC125542446 gene encoding endonuclease 2-like → MAAPRPHPLLLLLLVALLAASAPRRADAWGKEGHIMVCKIAEKYLSEEAAAAVQELLPESAGGELSTMCPWADTMRFRYHWASPLHYANTPNVCNFKSSRDCHNSRGQQGMCVVGAINNYTDQLYTYGDSPKSSYNLTESLMFLAHFVGDVHQPLHVGYEEDEGGNTIMVRWYRRKANLHHVWDVSIIDTVMKDFYNKSLDTMVGALQTNLTEGWSDDVGHWENCANKRATCANDYAIESIHLSCNYAYKDVVQNITLGDDYYFTRYPVVEKRLAQAGVRLALILNRIFDKKKADTMPLYVQ, encoded by the exons ATGGCGGCACCTCGCCCGCATCCGCTGCTGCTCCTTCTCCTCGTGGCGCTGCTGGCCGCCTCCGCGCCCCGCCGTGCCGACGCCTGGGGCAAGGAGGGCCACATCATGGTCTGCAAGATCGCCGAGAAGTACCTgtcggaggaggcggcggcggcggtgcaggAGCTGCTGCCGGAGTCGGCCGGCGGAGAGCTATCGACGATGTGCCCGTGGGCGGACACCATGCGCTTCCGCTACCACTGGGCCAGCCCGCTCCACTACGCCAACACCCCCAACGTCTGCAACTTCAAGTCCTCAC GGGACTGCCACAACTCTCGCGGGCAACAGGGGATGTGCGTCGTCGGGGCCATCAACAACTACACGGACCAGCTCTACACCTACGGGGACTCCCCCAAGAGTTCAT ACAACCTGACGGAGAGCCTGATGTTCCTGGCACACTTCGTGGGCGACGTGCACCAGCCGCTGCACGTCGGCTACGAGGAGGACGAGGGCGGCAACACCATCATGGTGCGCTGGTACCGCAGGAAGGCCAACCTCCACCAC GTGTGGGACGTTAGCATCATCGACACGGTGATGAAGGACTTCTACAACAAGAGTCTGGACACCATGGTGGGCGCCCTCCAGACGAACCTAACG GAAGGATGGTCCGACGATGTCGGCCACTGGGAGAACTGCGCCAACAAAAGGGCGACCTGCGCAAATGA CTACGCGATCGAGAGCATACACTTGTCCTGCAACTACGCCTACAAGGATGTGGTGCAGAACATTACCCTCGGAG ATGATTATTACTTCACCCGCTACCCGGTCGTGGAGAAGAGACTAGCACAGGCCGGCGTCAGACTCGCGCTGATACTCAACCGTATATTCGACAAGAAGAAAGCAGATACCATGCCGTTATACGTACAGTAA